The stretch of DNA ATATTGTACTTTTATTTGTCACCCACCATATACTGTCAGCCTCGCTTAATCGAATATGGTCAgttccaagaaattttattcgATTAATCGGGGAAgttttctttacctttctaaattgacatttgagacagtaagaagcaaaaggatgtaagtggccaaattaaaaatttggagataaccagcacaaatggtaggtgaacctctcctctgtcttgggccaagagatggtactagcagccctgttagttgctgctatacagcatgatttagaaaaaaaatttcaatgaaagcctacctaggagctaatctttaaacacgttttactcaaaacttaaaaatatccacttgcatcccttttgcttctcactgcctcatttgtctcAAAATGtgataataataaatcaaaagcTTTTGAAAGGAAATCATTTTTTGTTATTGGCAAAcagttttgaaaagttaaattataaacaacaaaataatttaataattagtcTGTATATTACAAGtacatatgaaaattataaaaataactttGAGGTATGACATTTGTTTTGTTACCTATTTTCAGtacattcttttttgaaaaatttcataacagtgaattgcttgctcaaggtcttttgaAACACTTTTCTGGTGCCCTTTTTTCCTTCCTCGTCTACCCTGTTTTAGATTTAAtagtatttatcaatttattatcctctaaaatgtatatatttctttgtgttatttaattatcgactgcattatcattttttttttctgtaacggcaaagacaactagtatgttgtggccatcacgaaactttcttctatatttttcttttttttttttctgatcccccccccccccccccccatgcttgacgggaagcaatattcccaacaaaaacaaaattacacatgcaaaaacttgacgaccatcccaatgtctgaattattgcaaaagcaaagcaaagagcgaaaaatgaaagtttttttaaaagccttgcttgaattaattacaaatattttatttgttaacaaacataagatggcaacagtttaaaattttaaatcattgagataatatttccgatcatttccatacaattaaaatcacgagaaatacgcagacgacaatctattacgatttatctttcttattgttgcattaataaagctatttttattcaaaaaaaaaaaaatccacacctcttggagcgattggcgtcaaaattgaaccaaagcctgtttacatatgtatTCACATATAtcccaaatttcaaccagaacgttgcattacttcttgagatagggcactcacaatggaaaaaaagaacgggcgattgcgctacccccctttttagctgttgacaccaaaataaaatcagctcttatacccactaagggctacttgccgataaatttttctttcattctgttcattatttcttgagatacagcagtcacaattgacgacaaaaaacgttctatagctcaacccccgtttgagttattgacaccaaaattgaatcagcacctgttcctgttaatggcaacatatagaccaaattttgtttgattccgccagttacttcctgaggaatagcaagcacgcgtaactcaaaaaacgtcccattgctccaccccccttggaggaattcgcgccaaaaaccaatgggcacaagttcacatggggccacatatgtgtaccaaatttcgttcgatttcatgcggcagtttttgctgtagagcggccacaaaaaactggtcacacacagacgtgacacacacatacacacacacacacagacagacagacattttccaaaaatagtcgaaatggactcagcacacctcaaaacgttcgaatccgtcgaaattcgaaaaatttgcacgaatccaatactttcttctgatatattagatatagaagaaagtaaaaaataaaaaaaaaatggaaggatATTGGAATtattttgatggaatatgaatgttgtttttctctcCCTTTGTcggtaaaaatattactttatatttttatgtcaaTGATTGATCTTACtcagtttattttgaatttattcaagattcatgcattattttacaatattttgatCCATATCCTTTTTATTGTGGATATACAATGTTAGCGAAagaagtgtgtatgtgtgtgtggagggggacgACGACATAAAAAACTAAGAATTacataaataaacgaaaaaactCCCAGGGGACACCTCAAGGAGGGTTTTTAGGATCAACCTTTGCTTTTAAGACATATTGCCGATTCTAATGCAGTGAGCGCCGGACATTTAAATCgatggttaattgaatcagccgctttaatgaatccaATCCTCAAAAACCGAACTAAATCCAGCTTCAACATTGAAAAACTGCCCCATATTTGAATAAAGCACGCTGCTTAAATGAATCAAGTAAAATGAGACTATCCATTTCCCGGAAACATAGGTGCATCagtgcagttttttttcctttgccttCTTTtagtaaaatcatattttttttgctatcaGTGAAACAGTAGCACTTTTCTAAACAGTTttcttggcagaaaaaaaaaagaggcagagAGACATGGTGTTGCTGGAATGTCTGTGATCTAGGCTATTTCACCGATAGCGTTAACATTGGAGCAACGAGATAATTTCTGAAGCGGATAAATTATAGttgaattttgtaatttcttTATCATACTTATTTAcgataaaattctttattttagtaatcaaaattttaagagaCTGGCATACTTTTAATATAACTTTATCTTGTTTGACGAAGAATTTAATAAAGTTTCCTTAAATTGTATGAACAATtccgcaatgaaaaaaaaaaattacacttttttgttttattgaatcAGTTGCTTTATTGAATAAAAACTGTTTGAAATAAGCAGATTAAAATAAGTGGCGACCACTGTGTAACAGTATATATCCAAAGAGGACTGGTATGACAAAATCTTTACCACACCGAAGCTAAATTTTGAGGGGCACTAGTGCTTGgcatgaagttgaaaattgttaaaatactcTCAGAACTACAGGAAGTAAAAATGTCTTGCTATTGTGAAAAACACTTGTTAAGaaagaatcaaaataaaaaaagaatgctaTAATCTcaagtagatttttaaaaatattttctttataagtGCAAGACTTAATAAACACTAGAGATGCACGGAATAATCGGTTGGTATTCAGTATTCTGCAGACAAATCACATATTCAGGGACTGAGTAGTaagcaaatttaaatatttggcaATTGGAGAACAAACACATATTTTTCCCCCCATGAATGAAAGTTGTAATATAGTACCTTAGTACAATTAATATTATCACATTCATTAACTGGTGCATCTCCTATGAACACCCTGTATTATCTGTATCATTTAGTTATTGATAACAAAAATATCACATAAAAACAGTATTTCCTAactatttatgcaaaatttgctTTACTTTATAGCCAATGTGTGATGGGAAATGCGTTTTACCCCGAAATGAAAATCAAACTGAAGCCCGTAACGTTCAAACCCAAAGAAACGAGGGAGTACTGGTTTTGCAACTGCAAGCAAACCAAGAATAGGCCTTTCTGTGATGGATCTCATCTGTCAGAGGAAGTACAAAATGCTCATTCTGTAATTAGGAGATAGTATGaaaaaatttcgttgtaataATTTTGTTGTAGTTTCATAAtgtgcataaataaaaatatctgtcatCTTTGAAACACATTGGATGTGTTTAGTCTAAAAAActgcaatataatttttgaagtactatactttattggtacaattcaatacaaaaaaatttcaacagaagttttatgcattgtttaatccttgtgacttattaatggttattgcaaagcaaacttttacaggaaactgcactcttctaatttcaaaaggatagtccgcctgtgatgatgttcttaaaaacttcgtttctagttttgaaaaaaaatgaaagcaatagacagaaacattatgatttgacttgagaaaagcctcgaagagccacgtgagaaacaaaaacaatatcaaatttatagttcgctatcgaccaaaagttgagatgaagtactgaataatgatttgaatggaggaaagccttcgcaaataagggatttgaattcaatgacaggttcgaaaaatcctttcttagtgattactttcgtaatcatgcggacatgcctgccaaatttcaagtctgaagcttcagcggtttcggctgtgcgttgatatatatatgtatgtatgtatatgttatctcaggacattgatttttatatattaagattttaaggCTCCAAACCTTGAAAAGTATGCAGGTCCAGGGATAAGGTCCAGGATTGTAATAGTCCAGGGAAAGAagggaatttttctctttaaagtaACATAGTCAGTGGCCGATTTACAGGTTTGGTGGCCTGTCACAATCCTTTTTTAAGGGTCTcttttgtctatcacagaattatgtaaaacatttatcatgtcaTTTTTGTATCTTTGTCAGTCAGGGCCNNNNNNNNNNNNNNNNNNNNNNNNNNNNNNNNNNNNNNNNNNNNNNNNNNNNNNNNNNNNNNNNNNNNNNNNNNNNNNNNNNNNNNNNNNNNNNNNNNNNcccagagcctgttgctggtcgtcacatttgtatttgtatttgtactgcATATTTGGCAGACCATGCAGATAAAACATAAACTAAATTATCCATTTactatattaattatttttcggggctttttttacttattttatttctctattaACTTGAACAAATAATAAAACTCAATGTAGATAAACGTGCAGTATTAAATGGTAATGCATTTACATTTCATTACGGTCAGGAAACAGTCTTCCCCTCTCTGTTTATACTCAGGCTTATGATTTCAAAGCAATTAATGAAAAGCGAAAAATATATaggataattgggaatctggcgtggTCGTCTTCTtattggcgtaaataattttattttggtaaccctgctgaatTATGGGAACCCTATGTCAATAGTTTTTTCCGGTTTCTTTGTTTaggtttgcaaagaaaaataggTCTCATGCAGGCACTAGAGCAATAAACTGACGTCAATGaaaaaagatcgccagattcccaattattgaaatatccCTGCGTAAGGGTCATTAAGTTTTGTCCAATAAATTATGTATGCAATAAAACCTGTAGAtgatcttttttatttcaaaaggcACTTACTTTAAAAAAGGTGCCCGTATAGTATCATCTCACATTCCTGCCACAATACTATACAACTGTAATGATTTAGTTACGAAGTGATGAAAATCACAGtgtttcttattatttaaaatgaaaagagcATCATTATATCAAACAACGGAAATGTGTTTCAAACTGTGTTCCACCTGAAAAAAACCATGAACAAAATCATTTTATACCCCCCTGGAGttcttcaattttcgtaatatAGTATTGCTTCAAACCATCCCCTTTTGCTGCATCTCCTAACTCCatctataagaaaaaaaacagaaatcacTTAATGTGGCAATGCTTTCTTAACATGGAAAATTTCACTTTCAAGTTTTAtacatgaattttgaaaaatggaaacaaACATCAGTTCAGCTATCGTGACAAAGCAAAGTTCTCATTAACACTGCATTTTATGTATAAATTAACACTTATTAAAATGATATTCCGATATGACTGTTTCTTGCATACTAGTCATGTTCTAAGAAGGATGAACAGAATAAGATGATGAGAAACAAAACATGAAAACTTTTAAAGACTGAAAACACAAGAAAGTTaggtattaatttttgaaataacattacaattttgatatattattcataaaataacGCTTTTACCTCTTCTTTTTCCACTTTTATTTCTACCATCTTTCCCATTTGCTGTTTCATGCTATGCGACAGTTACGGTTTTTAAATGGCTCTTGTCAATAGGTCCTTTCTTTCCCTCTGATCTGTCTACGGATTAAACCGCTATTAAGGTCCGTATTATTAAGGGTTTCGTATAAAAGgagataaatataaaaacaaagaaacaatatcaaaagttttgaattttaagtttcatttttaaaccTCTTCTTATAGTTACGCACGCGTGTTCAATAAAAGTTATCATAGGGTACGTTGGCTGCTCTATTCGAACATAACGATGCTCTCACACAAAATTCAATGAGAAATCAACTGCTAAAACTGTAACCGCACTTGAGCAGACGAAACAACAGAAACAAGCAACAAACGTTTAAAAATTGTCCTCAATTAAATTTGGTactgtttataattttttcaataaaactcaAACTCCACACTGCTCTTTTTACCAATGAACTTTTGTACGTCTTTGAAAATCATCAAACTGTGTGGTCTCTTTCGAAATAAAGGGCTACAAGTTGCCGACAATGTAAGCTGTGTAATTGTAACATTATTCTTATCTTGATTTTTCCAATAATGCTCCTTATTTCACTATATtaattacaattaattttattccACTCTCAGTTTTTGACTAGCAGGTTATTAACTCAACAAATGAGATGTGTTGACTTGACATTGGAATGTTAGCTCTCAAAACCTACAATTTGTTTCCTGATCACTTATCATTGGAGCagaaatattaactaattcatgCAACAGATTACAAGAGTTAGCTTTTCGATATCTTGTGCaattgcattaaattttaaataagaaaattatttaataaaagagTAGTATCGAATGGAAAGGTTAAAAATTGTGCTTTCTcctgttaattaaaatattaagaggtaTAACAAAATCTTGGTGAAATTAGTGTGACAGAACGGCCCTTATACATACAGTTGAGTCGCAATATACTACACATCATTATACAGTGGCATTGGCTGTGCCATTGAACTGGAATAGTCTTGTTTTCTTTCATTCATATAATCTCTGCCTGTGTAGTCTTGCAATccctacatttttctttttgacccTAGGAGTTGATGTGATGAATCcctactttttaaaagtataatattAACGTCTGCAGTCCTTGATGTTCTAAGCAAATTCAGCCTTGTTGTTGCGCtaaatccccccaaaaaaaactaaaatgagaGATGCATTTAAAGTGTTGTAGCTTAGAGTAACAGCCTTGCTCcaatgacttcaaaaaaaaaaaaaaaaaaaaagattacaagcaatttaaaaaatgagcttCTGAAAAACGGGAGACACTTaataattgatgattttttaaagaaagtagggaactgatgtgatataccccacccttggcgactttttcctgttggcgccaagaaagcgttgccaagaaaacgatgtatgacgacatatgtcatacatcgttcttagcgatgcttttttagcgccaacaggaaaaaatcagataagaaaacatgatcaaagcacttcaaaacacaatatatataaaaacaacataaatgcacaacaaaaaacatcacaaatatatgcttcaaaaatgtacagagccggggttttttgtaaacatattaaaatacaatgaaataaattattgtattaattacaagtcgaaattaatgcattaatttttttttcatcatttctccggggtatgagacctctggctcgccaggacctcacttcgctcggtccgttatccctccgactgttaatatacattacagtcggagtatgatcacagttatgtatactacaagaacccctcaaggatttgtaaaaacaaagaattttggaagtgagaggttttttttgaattctaaaataaagaacttacctttttatatggtttagtctctgtgttttctccccttaggagtcacaatttatttactattaaaaattctgttgagtttgttaaaaaaattcatagtttcgttccgaataattcttttatggcttcttttgatgttaactctttatttacgaacgttcccgtcgagggttcattgttatgccttcgtagaagactttctgaatttcatttcaccaatacggaaattgaggatttaattttccttacccgtacttgtcttaagcaatgttcttttgtttttaatgggaaattttatattatgttagatggtctggctatgggaaacccacttagccccattcttagtgatatttacatgcattattttgaggttaagctgttccaaaaactgcagtttcaattttatgttcggtatgttgatgattgttttgttctaatgaaacagaatcagtttgagagtgatgaggttttatctattttaaactccattgatcctcgtattcagttttcttgtgagaaagaacggaataattgcattccatttcttgatgtacttgtttctcgtactgaaattggttttgaaactactgtttatcgcaaaccttttgctgtttctttacctcctcatagactatcatctcatcctccaaatcaaaaatattctgctttcaattcttttgtttatcgtgcaattaatatttgttcttcgtcggaacttcttaaagtggaacttaattatcataaagctgtggcaattgatagagactatccgccaactttgattgattccatttataaaaaactttcaaataaatcccaaactaatgttcttaaccgaaccttcatcagaaagaatttggttgttttgccattctttccatctgtaagctatcaggttgctaagattctaaaacgtttccgattccaggtggtgttctctcctattaataaactttcattctcttctcttaaagatcctattcaccctcttaattgttgtggaatttatagaattaattgtagttgtaaacttgcctatattggacagactcggcgtgctttaaaaattcgcttgaaagagcattaaaattatgtgaaaaaacaattaaataagtctagtattgctcaacattgttgggattcgaatcactcttttggttttaactcttatcagattgtccaaaaatgccccaattcatcagatcttgacttttgggaatcctttcatattttgaggaacagttccaacttagttaacgatcttagtgcagttccatatttttccaacatttggctcccatatctttaatactgtcctttctccattccccccccccttttttcccattcatttttatctatcttcctttgtttatttttacctttttgtcttgattgacccccccccccccccccccccgcaattttcttctatttatctttatttttccttttttcgaatattttttgtttctgtttattttatttcatggttttccattcagcttttcctttcttgcggttcacggtaactgacaatttcttttctttttgtttaagcttcggcttaatctttgtttaattgaattctttctttctgggttcgtacctaacagaaagctcttggcctttgctcaCATTCCTATTgattcctgatcggtttataactttgtcattggtgtttggctaatccgctgtttttatcttttaagctgcatgcttatctgctcttgacttttgtcggatgtcttttcatccataagctcattatttttttgcattgaaaaaggcgttccctgtaacgccgaaacacgtgtctgctgtaatttgcaaatttgtgcttcatctaacgttTTGTCTTACTTCACTTTTCTCAGGtgcggaattagcccttatcaaaTGAATCAACCTTTGCAAGTGGACCACcggtttaagttgaccactaaagtagtgcacagcaagtggtcaacttacacaggtttcactgtactactgtatttatttattcaaatgtgatacttttcaataatttaaaaatcatttttttctccccAACAGGCTCTTACTTGTTTATATAGCAGTCGTCGGACACCCGATGTTTCTCATATtccagaactaaatgagcctCCTTTAAAGAAATACTATGAGGCCTACTATCAGAAAGATAAAGGTAGAGTTCATGATAAAAAGCCTTTTAAGGTTAAATgtacaaaaggaaaaatttattattgGTGCGTATGTGGATGGAGTCATGATCAGGTTAGTATATTGCACTTTATTACATAAACTCTTGCTTAAACAAGACAATTCCTTTCATCTactaaatttttccaaaagaaaaagggACTTTTTGCCAAAATAATCTTTTTCCGTAAAAAAATATCTGGCTTTCATGGTACAAGAAATGAAACCGAGGAAGTCCGTAAAACAAAATACTTGGCTGCTGCAAATTGATGAAAAACATGCAAACTTGTAAATTTGCTTTAATTACTGTGTTTGAATTCTAGATAGACTCATGCAAGATTAAATATCCTGAAACTTTTGTAGTGTGAATTGAAAAAAGTCCGAATTATCTCCGGAGCAGAGCCACCCCTATGTGTTTAATTTCGACACATCTTATTTGTCATTGATAGTTAATTCTTGTATTTTAATGTTCATATTGTACTTTTATTTGTCACCCACCATATACTGTCAGCCTCGCTTAATCGAATATGgtcggttccaagaaattttattcgattaagcggggaagttttctttacctttctaaattgacatttgaggcagtaagaagcaaaaggatgtaagtggc from Uloborus diversus isolate 005 chromosome 5, Udiv.v.3.1, whole genome shotgun sequence encodes:
- the LOC129222795 gene encoding CDGSH iron-sulfur domain-containing protein 3, mitochondrial-like is translated as MNFCTSLKIIKLCGLFRNKGLQVADNALTCLYSSRRTPDVSHIPELNEPPLKKYYEAYYQKDKGRVHDKKPFKVKCTKGKIYYWCVCGWSHDQPMCDGKCVLPEMKIKLKPVTFKPKETREYWFCNCKQTKNRPFCDGSHLSEGSTKCSFCN